From one Nocardioides scoriae genomic stretch:
- a CDS encoding NUDIX hydrolase codes for MGKRIDYINDPAAPPANSVVPSVVAIVQDDEGRVLLIHKTDNDLWALPGGGHEIGESISDTVVREVKEETGYDVEVDDLVGTYTDPGHVMAYEDGEVRQQFSIAFRAHVTGGDARTSSESKAVKWVAPEKLDKLPMHPSMSLRLQHGVEERRSPYLG; via the coding sequence ATGGGCAAGCGCATCGACTACATCAACGATCCGGCGGCCCCGCCGGCCAACAGCGTCGTTCCCTCGGTCGTCGCAATCGTGCAGGACGACGAAGGCCGCGTCCTCCTCATCCACAAGACCGACAACGACCTCTGGGCACTGCCGGGCGGCGGTCACGAGATCGGCGAGTCCATCAGCGACACGGTCGTCCGCGAGGTCAAGGAGGAGACCGGATACGACGTGGAGGTCGACGACCTGGTCGGCACCTATACCGACCCCGGCCATGTCATGGCCTACGAGGACGGCGAAGTGCGACAGCAGTTCTCCATCGCCTTTCGGGCGCATGTCACTGGCGGTGATGCACGGACCAGCAGCGAGAGCAAGGCCGTCAAGTGGGTGGCACCCGAGAAGCTGGACAAGCTGCCCATGCACCCGTCGATGTCTCTCCGACTGCAGCATGGCGTCGAGGAACGCAGATCGCCTTATCTCGGGTGA
- a CDS encoding MerR family transcriptional regulator, with translation MSNERLRTQMTTRRVTTLDVATALQVDPKTVERWVATGRVPHQRHRLATSELLGVEETYLWPQLLTGDGSRGSSNSEVVAVYPHRGAVPGELWDRMVEQVQSEVDVLVYSGLFLLDTHPGLPTSLADRAARGLRARFLYGDPDSSTVAWRGEEEGIGENLAARIRLALTYMGPAMGVDGIEIRQHQSILYNSLYRFDDELLVNTHVMGSPAPSNPVLHLRRVEGGHLFDHYLRSFERVWVDAAPVDRAAAS, from the coding sequence ATGAGCAACGAACGCCTGCGCACGCAGATGACCACCCGTCGAGTGACGACGCTCGACGTGGCCACCGCTCTCCAGGTGGACCCCAAGACGGTCGAGCGGTGGGTGGCGACTGGCCGTGTGCCGCACCAACGACACCGACTCGCAACGTCTGAGCTGCTCGGCGTCGAGGAGACCTACCTCTGGCCGCAGCTGCTCACAGGTGACGGCAGTCGCGGGTCCAGCAACTCCGAGGTGGTAGCTGTCTATCCCCACCGGGGAGCCGTACCAGGTGAGCTGTGGGACCGCATGGTCGAGCAGGTGCAGTCAGAGGTGGACGTCCTGGTCTACTCGGGACTCTTCCTGCTCGACACCCATCCCGGCCTGCCGACCAGCCTGGCGGACCGGGCTGCTCGGGGTCTTCGGGCTCGCTTCCTCTACGGCGACCCTGACTCCTCCACCGTCGCCTGGCGCGGCGAGGAAGAGGGCATCGGAGAGAACCTTGCCGCTCGGATCCGTCTGGCGCTGACGTACATGGGTCCGGCCATGGGCGTGGACGGCATCGAGATCCGGCAGCACCAGAGCATCCTGTACAACTCCCTCTACCGATTCGACGACGAGCTGCTGGTCAACACGCACGTGATGGGCTCCCCTGCACCCTCCAACCCCGTCCTCCATCTGCGCCGAGTCGAGGGTGGCCACCTGTTCGACCACTACCTGCGCTCGTTCGAACGGGTATGGGTCGACGCCGCACCGGTCGACCGGGCTGCGGCATCCTGA